From a single Silene latifolia isolate original U9 population chromosome 6, ASM4854445v1, whole genome shotgun sequence genomic region:
- the LOC141588263 gene encoding uncharacterized protein LOC141588263: MGLVESVMKRISSWNGIFLSPAGRLTLISSVLSNLSIFFLSAFKIPVSVTKKINALLSQFWWAGSKSVFREKIMGPLGFENHTWLCSKKSFSWGARSITHGLKLIKEHIGWKPGIDYNLNVWDKNWVNGRTPEPKDCLLEEGFIFLKDLRVKDICINNGGSGIYTVKSGYGILFRDYFNEHGSRKDKAWIHANWKLFCRKKLWNLPGPQTWKILLWKIIASSLPIGSEFVKRDMTWASSCALCNNAGDSVETLDHLFRDCTLSSRIWAGSGLGITVSHLPTIDVRDWIVNWILYLSKLEDGVNLVLHFLVILVSLWTLRNDIRFRGQTFNPGVFFSKTRQLFNEVLQANNKFNNDPLHPPGFETGVPVSSSDDDIDFQLLRAGRPIYCIGSSSSCAMVRIYVDASWKNSCLAGYGWVAIGPDGETRYEGFLRGWAESPLQAEALGLKEAISWARQVGVLHIEVSSNCLSLLTQWMGKQAKHHHIRNILQDTTLLSSVFHCLCFSYVRKDCNYRAHALAQQAMSLH, encoded by the exons ATGGGCCTTGTGGAATCTGTAATGAAGCGCATATCTTCGTGGAATGGGATCTTTCTTTCTCCAGCTGGGAGACTTACCTTAATCTCCTCCGTCCTATCCAATCTCTCCATTTTCTTTCTATCGGCATTTAAAATTCCGGTAAGTGTGACCAAGAAGATTAATGCTCTCTtgtcacaattttggtgggcTGGAAGTAAATCAG TTTTCCGAGAAAAGATTATGGGACCATTAGGATTTGAAAATCACACATGGCTTTGCAGTAAAAAATCTTTTTCTTGGGGAGCTCGGAGCATCACCCATGGCTTAAAACTTATTAAGGAACACATTGGCTGGAAACCTGGAATTGACTATAATCTTAATGTGTGGGATAAGAACTGGGTAAATGGACGAACACCGGAGCCTAAGGATTGCCTTCTTGAGGAAGGCTTTATTTTCTTAAAAGACCTTCGTGTAAAGGATATCTGCATCAATAATGGAGG CAGTGGCATTTACACTGTTAAGAGTGGATATGGCATTCTTTTCCGCGATTATTTCAATGAACATGGATCTAGAAAGGACAAAGCTTGGATCCATGCGAACTGGAAGCTCTTTTGCAGGAAGAAATTATGGAATCTGCCGGGACCTCAGACATGGAAAATACTTCTCTGGAAAATTATTGCTAGTTCCCTACCGATTGGTAGTGAGTTTGTTAAAAGGGATATGACCTGGGCTTCCTCTTGTGCCCTGTGTAACAATGCAGGTGATTCCGTGGAAACCCTTGATCATCTTTTCCGTGACTGTACTCTTAGCTCAAGGATCTGGGCCGGATCGGGGTTGGGTATTACTGTCAGTCATCTCCCTACTATTGATGTTCGTGACTGGATTGTTAACTGGATTCTATACCTGTCTAAGCTTGAGGATGGGGTTAATCTAGTTTTACACTTTCTTGTGATCTTGGTTAGTCTCTGGACTTTAAGGAATGACATCCGGTTTAGGGGCCAAACCTTTAATCCGGGTGTCTTTTTCTCCAAGACTCGCCAACTTTTTAACGAAGTTCTTCAAGCCAACAATAAATTTAATAATGATCCTTTGCATCCGCCTGGTTTTGAGACTGGTGTCCCGGTTTCTTCCTCGGACGATGATATCGACTTTCAACTGCTCCGTGCGGGACGACCTATTTATTGTATTGGAAGTTCCTCGTCTTGTGCTATGGTACGTATCTATGTTGATGCCAGCTGGAAGAACTCGTGTCTTGCGGGATATGGATGGGTTGCAATTGGACCTGATGGGGAAACCAGATATGAAGGCTTTCTTCGAGGCTGGGCTGAATCTCCTCTTCAAGCTGAAGCTCTAGGATTAAAGGAGGCCATTTCTTGGGCACGTCAGGTAGGAGTTCTACACATTGAAGTTTCCTCTAATTGCCTTTCGCTATTGACGCAATGGATGGGAAAGCAGGCCAAGCATCACCATATTAGGAACATCTTGCAGGATACTACTCTTCTTTCATCTGTCTTTCATTGTTTGTGTTTTAGTTATGTTCGCAAGGATTGTAACTATAGAGCTCATGCCTTGGCACAACAGGCTATGAGCTTGCACTAG